The following coding sequences lie in one Apium graveolens cultivar Ventura chromosome 3, ASM990537v1, whole genome shotgun sequence genomic window:
- the LOC141713422 gene encoding cysteine proteinase 15A-like, which translates to MDHLLTLSLLSLLISFAAGDFSDDQLIRQVVPGEDHKAVNLLNADHHFSLFKAKFGKTYSDDKERDYRFSVFKANLLRAKRNQLLDPSAEHGVTQFSDLTPKEFRERYLGLKKPEFLEGAQKAPILPTNNLPEDFDWRDKGAVTGVKNQGSCGSCWSFSTTGALEGAHYLATGELVSLSEQQLVDCDHECDQDGVCDAGCNGGLMNTAFQYTVKAGGLQLEKDYPYTGKDGKCKFDKNKIAASVANYSVVSVDEDQIAANLVKNGPLAVGINAAWMQTYVKGVSCPYICSKNRLDHGVLLVGYGAAGYAPIRLKDKPYWIIKNSWGESWGEDGYYKICRGQTHDVCGVDSMVSTVAAFHSTSE; encoded by the exons ATGGATCACTTATTAACTCTCTCTCTACTCTCTCTCCTCATATCTTTCGCCGCCGGCGACTTTTCCGACGATCAATTAATCCGTCAAGTAGTGCCGGGGGAGGATCACAAAGCCGTGAATCTCCTCAACGCCGATCATCACTTTTCGCTGTTTAAAGCTAAGTTTGGGAAGACTTACAGTGATGACAAAGAACGTGATTATAGATTCTCGGTTTTTAAGGCGAATCTGCTCCGTGCGAAGCGTAATCAGCTGCTTGATCCGTCGGCTGAGCACGGCGTGACGCAGTTCTCCGATTTAACGCCGAAGGAGTTTAGGGAGAGGTATTTAGGTTTGAAGAAGCCGGAGTTTCTAGAAGGTGCGCAGAAAGCTCCGATTCTTCCGACTAATAATTTGCCGGAGGATTTTGATTGGAGAGATAAAGGTGCTGTCACTGGTGTTAAAAATCAG GGATCATGTGGATCGTGCTGGTCGTTTAGTACCACTGGTGCACTAGAAGGAGCACATTATCTGGCAACTGGTGAACTTGTTAGCCTCAGTGAGCAACAGCTCGTTGACTGTGACCACGAG TGTGACCAAGATGGAGTGTGTGATGCTGGGTGCAATGGGGGGTTGATGAATACTGCCTTTCAGTATACAGTCAAGGCCGGTGGACTTCAACTTGAAAAAGATTATCCTTACACAGGGAAGGATGGCAAGTGCAAATTTGACAAGAATAAAATTGCAGCATCTGTAGCTAATTACAGTGTGGTTTCCGTCGATGAGGATCAAATTGCTGCAAATTTGGTGAAGAATGGCCCTCTTGCAG TTGGCATCAATGCAGCGTGGATGCAGACTTATGTCAAGGGAGTTTCATGCCCATACATCTGTTCAAAGAACCGTTTGGATCATGGGGTGCTTCTGGTGGGGTATGGAGCTGCCGGATATGCTCCCATTCGTCTCAAGGACAAGCCTTACTGGATCATAAAGAATTCATGGGGAGAAAGTTGGGGAGAAGATGGATACTACAAGATCTGCAGAGGCCAAACACATGATGTTTGCGGGGTAGATTCTATGGTGTCCACAGTAGCAGCATTTCACTCTACTTCAGAGTAG